The Bicyclus anynana chromosome 4, ilBicAnyn1.1, whole genome shotgun sequence genome window below encodes:
- the LOC112058452 gene encoding serine/threonine-protein phosphatase 2A regulatory subunit B'' subunit beta: MPLFLATQQNLNASVDGHKFIDFWREMISQCHDEASRFVYVLTRGKSSTLTPEDFVPLVQDVVDTHPGLSFLKEATEFHSRYVHTVIARIFYCVNRSWSGRISIPELRRSNLLQVIQLLEDEEDINQVTQYFSYEHFYVIYCKFWELDKDHDLFIDKHDLARHNDHALSSRMIERVLSGCVTRGNQNRLTPDGEPRMSYTEFVWFLLAEEDKTHPTAIEYWFRCMDVDGDGYISMYELEYFYEEQMQRMEAIGIETLPFTDCLCQMLDMVHPAEDGKVTLTDLKKCKLTPIFFDTFFNLEKYLDHEQRDPFATQRDSDSEISEWDRFAAEEYELLVAEEGGSDAQDQISYDETDEDCLSPNLDDVTNTEVVEDSSVEESTLSEGLGAATIQRARDPAGVAIGPRNPVSTNPTGFVNLSSIYSIGNSERWAAQKNIPLEKKGEKPIPPEKPVSLMMMNGKMDNRYGYGNNSFLYSQLLNPGGVGGARAKDPPSYTAATSGVFDKCGEAKKATSPIKTVKSPVTSPVNGVSKISDNYEKAVAERLSPQREISRLNRSSLFSKVNTGVVSGKVKKNGRQDEDDEDYARDSDECSI; encoded by the exons ATGCCGCTGTTCCTCGCCACGCAGCAGAACCTCAACGCGTCTGTGGACGGACACAAGTTCATTGACTTTTGGAGAGA GATGATATCCCAATGCCACGACGAGGCGTCCCGGTTCGTGTACGTGCTGACGAGGGGCAAGAGCAGCACGCTGACGCCGGAGGACTTCGTGCCGCTGGTGCAAGACGTGGTGGACACACACCCCGGCCTGTCGTTCCTCAAGGAAGCCACCGAGTTCCACTCCCGATATGTTCATACT GTGATCGCTAGGATATTTTACTGCGTGAACCGATCGTGGTCCGGAAGGATATCAATACCCGAACTCAGAAGATCGAATCTCCTTCAAGTTATACAACTTTTGGAAGACGAGGAAGATATCAACCAAGTTACGCAATACTTTAG TTACGAGCATTTCTATGTGATTTACTGTAAATTCTGGGAGTTGGATAAGGACCACGATTTGTTCATTGACAAGCATGACCTCGCCAGACATAACGATCACG CTCTCTCAAGTCGTATGATCGAGCGAGTGTTGTCCGGCTGCGTGACGCGAGGCAACCAGAATCGGTTGACCCCAGACGGCGAGCCTCGTATGTCATACACGGAGTTCGTGTGGTTCCTGCTAGCTGAGGAGGACAAGACTCACCCTACCGCTATTGAATACTGGTTCAG GTGTATGGACGTTGACGGAGACGGGTACATCTCCATGTACGAGTTGGAATACTTCTACGAAGAGCAAATGCAGAGGATGGAGGCGATAGGCATAGAAACGCTGCCGTTCACTGATTGTTTGTGTCAA ATGTTAGACATGGTCCACCCAGCGGAAGACGGCAAGGTCACGCTCACCGACCTGAAGAAGTGCAAACTGACGCCGATCTTCTTTGACACGTTCTTCAACCTAGAGAAGTACCTCGACCATGAGCAGCGGGATCCCTTCGCCACACAACGGGATTCTGATTCCGAG ATATCAGAATGGGACAGATTTGCAGCAGAAGAATACGAACTGTTAGTCGCTGAGGAAGGCGGCAGCGACGCTCAGGACCAAAT CTCATACGATGAAACAGATGAGGACTGTTTATCGCCAAATCTAGACGACGTTACGAATACCGAGGTTGTCGAGGACTCTAGTGTCGAGGAGTCAACTCTGAGCGAGGGGCTCGGCGCCGCCACCATACAACGCGCAAGAGACCCCGCGGGGGTCGCGATCGGTCCGCGTAACCCCGTTTCAACAAACCCAACCGGCTTCGTCAACCTCAGCTCGATTTACTCCATCGGCAACAGCGAACGATGGGCCGCCCAAAAGAATATTCCATTAGAAAAGAAAGGAGAGAAGCCCATTCCACCAGAGAAGCCGGTcagtttgatgatgatgaacggcAAAATGGACAACAGATACGGTTACGGCAACAACAGCTTCCTGTACTCCCAACTGTTGAACCCTGGGGGAGTGGGCGGCGCCCGAGCGAAGGATCCGCCCTCGTACACAGCCGCAACTAGCGGGGTATTCGACAAGTGTGGCGAAGCTAAAAAGGCAACATCTCCCATCAAAACCGTTAAATCGCCTGTCACAAGTCCCGTGAATGGCGTTAGCAAAATCTCAGACAACTATGAAAAGGCCGTAGCGGAGAGACTCAGTCCTCAGAGAGAGATATCGAGGCTAAATCGGAGTAGTTTGTTCAGTAAGGTGAACACGGGCGTCGTTTCAGGGAAAGTTAAGAAGAATGGCCGTCAGGACGAAGATGACGAAGATTACGCGCGCGATAGTGACGAATGTTCCATTTAG